The Triticum urartu cultivar G1812 chromosome 6, Tu2.1, whole genome shotgun sequence genome includes the window taaagatttatatatgggaagtcctatttttgtcaccggaaaagtttcggggtttatcggtaacgtaccgggaccaccgggagggtcccgggggtccaccaagtggggccaccagccccggaggcttgcatgggccaagagtgggaagggaccagcccctgagtgggctcgtgcgcctcccacaaggcccaaggcacaactaggaggagaagggggaaaccctaggcgcagatgggcctaaggcccaccctagggcgcgcccccttctccccctcttggccgcccccctccatcccatctagggctgccgccccctaggggtgggaaccctagagggggcgcaccctcctccccttctcctataaatagtgggggttttgggctgcccaagtgacacgatttgatctctccccggcgcaaccctacctctctcctcctcgtcgcttgcggtgcttggcgaagccctgctggagtaccacactcctccaccaccaccacgccgttgtgctgctgctggatggagtcttcctcaacctctccctctctccttgctggatcaaggcatgggagacgtcaccgggctgtacgtgtgttgaacgcggaggtgccgtccgttcggcagtaggatcttcggtgatttggatcacgacgagtacgactccttcaacccgttctcttgaacgcttccgcttagcgatctacagggtatgtagatgcactctccttcccctcgttgctggtttctccatagatagatcttggtgacacgtaggaaaattttgaatttctgctacgttccccaacagacacGCTCGACGCTATAAGGACCCGCATCCTGTCCAAGCGAATGCTGAAGCTCCCTGCCATGCTCACGCGGATCTTCCTAAGTGTTAGGTCCATTCCAGGTCTCCATGATCGTGTTGTCATCACCAGCGAGTTGCTCCGGACCAACAGTGCCGTGGCTCATGTAAAAGATAGCATCTTGACCACAAGGAGCCCGGACATCGCCATCAGCAAACTCAGAATCAGATTTATCTTGACGCAAGATGACTCTCTCACCATTGCCAAATCTGTTGCCCATGCCATGGCAGCCCGGAAGGTTGACGCAGCCGAGTTTGAGATCACAACGAAGAAGGCTTATAAGATATCCTCTCCTGATGATCTCGTCCGCTTTGGGAAGCAGTTCAATGATTTTATCGGTGCTTGTCCGGATGCATTTGCTGGTCTTAGGTGCCTGTGGCTGCGCAACATGAGGTTTGGTGAACTGGACATTCCCAACATCCTCAGCACTTGCAAGCTCTTGGAGTCTCTGCATTTAACCTATTGCGACTCAGGGATCCATTCTGTACTCCAAGTAGAACATGCTCTACTTGTTGAGCTCGAGGTTGACTATGGGCAATTTGAGAGAATCGAGCTGATATGTCTACCCAAACTCCAACGGGTGAGCTATACTGGTTGGTACTCTCATGAAGATCCCCTTTATTTTGCTTTTGTACCACAGCTTTCAAAGCTGAGCCTCACTAAAACTGGTGTCAGTTCGGATAAGACTCTTGAGTTAACTATGTTCCTTGCTAATGTTCCTGCCATAACCGATCTGCATCTGGATTTTAGAAGTGAAAAGGTACTCATTAGTTTTTGAATCATATCTGTCCCTTCTCACTTTACATATGATGGTTATATGTAACAATAGTAACTTGAGGGGGTCTTCTCCGCCAGTTGAGAATGTAGTTTATATGGAACTTGCACTGACTTTGTATTCTTTTTTCCATCCTAGATCTGGGTTCTACCAGAATGCCCGAAGCTGCTCACGACTATGCTCAGCAAACTACAACATGTGAATCTAGACAATCTTCCTGAAGGATGTGATTTAGGTTGGACACCATTTATTCTTGAAGCTGCACCCTCCCTAAAAGCGCTGTGCATCACAGTATGGGATCATTGGTGCATAATGGCGACAGACAAAGAGTTTCGGAAGGAAAATGGTTTCTGCGAAAAGGCAGACGTGAAGTGGAAGCCATATGCCGCTGCTTTCAAGCACAAGAATCTGGCTAAGCTTACCATATATGGCTTACAACTTGACGACAACTTTATGCGATACATCAGGTGTGTTGTGGAAGCTGCAGTGAATATGATAGAGATATATCTGCATGATAGAAAGATGTGTGGACGCTGTGGTGACTTGGATCCCGAGATCAAAGACAAGGTTTGTCCATCAAGATATCCACGGACCCCTGAGGAGAGGAAGAGGGCAGTTGAGGGGTTGGGTTTGGCTTCGCCGGCTCTGATTCACTTTCGGTCCTAAATGAAAATTGATCGGCACTGTATTCTTATCATCTATCCTATCATGTATTAGTTGGAAGGACTTCCTCAATTGCATAATAATTCTATAGTTACCGACCTGTACTCTGCTTTCCCTTCAATTGAAGCTTGTACTATTGCCTAACTGAGCCTCCATAACTTTTCTTTATGTTAGAACCAAACACTTCTGATGCATTGGAATAAGTTGATGTGTTCACTGCTTCCATAGTCCATACATACATAAGGATTAGTTTAGGAACAACAAACAGGTAAGCAAGCACTCATGTCGCCCTCGACGGTTTCTATTTCTGCGGAAAGTGTAGAGACAGTGTTTTCTTACCTAGGAAACTGACTCCGTGGTGATTAGAAAATTATATGTATCTATCGATATGCACTCTCTCTTTTTCTCAAATTTGATTGATAGAAGTACTTTGGATGCAGATCGGTGGTTCAAGGAAAAAAAATACTATCCAACTTATTTCTGCTACAATTGGCTGTATGTAAATGtcctagaacaaaatatgaagcATGCATGGGTTATCATATTgcacaaatactccctccgttcttaaatataagtctttctagagatttcaatatgaactacatacggatgtatatagacatattttagagtgtagattcactaattttgttctgtatgtagtccatagtggaatctctaaaaagacttatatttaggaacggagggagtagttgagTAAACCAATTGGTTGTTGTTGAGAAAATCAGTGTTCAGATATTATATCTCATGTTCTTCCATTTGGAGATAGATAATAATTGAGAGAGAGAGAATCAAGTTGCCCTGCTTTAGTAAATCTCTTGGATTCATATGACATATCCTCGCATTAGATGAAGACCTCATTAAAACTTATTCACAAAATAATAATCCCATAAGCAAGTGTAAATTGATGTATGCAAATTTGTTCACTCATAGTAAAAGGTGTGCTGTGATTGGTCTTGAAAGTCGAACTGTTTAGATTTTTCTGTTGTCTTTTTCGCTGGAAACTCAGAGATGCATTGACCTACAAATCCAATGGAATTGAAATTGTTCCAGCTTGCATATCTAGGATTACTAGATTATCAGTAGTAGAACTTTGAGCCTCTAAATGTGCCTGGTTGCAGGATGAATGGTAAGAGATTGATGTCAATATCGTGGTTTCGAAGAGGAAAGGTACTATTAGGGCTTTGGAcgatgcttcggtgccttaaaggcaccGAAGCTGCGTCCTAGGCTGAGTTAAACGTATTCTCTACAAATGTTTAAGACTCTTGGAAGGCTGGAACTACATATACAAGGAATCTACAGACTTCATGTCAAGAAGGTATTGTTGTAGTTCTTTAATGTGATGACAAATATTAATGTGCAAAGCAGGTGTGTATTGTTTTTCTGTAGCCATTGTTCTTTCATAGAAACCAAACTCTGAGTTGACAATAAAGTTATATTGTTTGATGAAATTATCTGCCATTTAGACTGTATTATTTATACGTGTATATATACTGACATTGAACATCTGCAAAGTGCAAATACATTGGAACCATTTTATTAACTGAAAAAGTATATAATGGGTGATCTGTATTGGTTGTATAACTGAAGCGTGCCATACATAAACCATCAAAATTGATAAATCATCACAGTAATCATcgggctgaaggaaatatgccctagaggcaataataaagttattatttatttccttatatcatgataaatgtttattattcatgctaggattgcattaaccggaaacataatacatgtgtgaatacatagacaaacagagtgtcactagtatgcctctacttgactagctcgttaatcaaagatggttatgtttcctaaccatgaacaaagagttgttatttgattaacgaggtcacatcattagttgaatgatctgattgacatgacccattccattagcttagcacccgatcgtttagtatgttgctattgctttcttcatgacttatacatgttcctatgactatgagattatgcaactcccgtttgccggaggaacactttgggtgctaccaaatgtcacaacgtaactgggtgattataaaggagcattacaggtgtctccaaaggtacatgttgggttggcgtatttcgagattaggatttgtcactccgattgtcggagaggtatctctgggccctctcggtaatgcacatcacataagccttgcaagcattacaactaatatgttagttgtgagatgatgtattacggaacgagtaaagagacttgccggtaacgagattgaactaggtattggataccgacgatcgaatcttgggcaagtaacataccgatgacaaaaggaacaacgtatgttgttatgcggtctgaccgataaagatcttcgtagaatatgtaggagccaatatgggcatccaggtcccgctattggttattgaccagagacgtgtctcggtcatgtctacattgttctcgaaccgtagggtccgcacgcttaaagttacgatgatagttattatgagttcatgcattttgatgtaccgaagttagttcggagtcccggatgtgatcacggacatgacaaggagtctcggaatggtcgagacataaagattgatatattggatgactatattcggacaccggaagggttccggagaagtttcggataaaaccggagtatcggaggggttaccggaaccccccggggggggttaatgggccttatgggcctaatgtggagaagaggaaggggctgccagggcaggccgcgcgccccctctccccctagtccgaattggacaaggatggaggggcggcgccccccctttcctattctccctccacctctcctagttggacaaggaacggggaggggagtcctactcccggtaggagtaggactcctcctgcgccctcctctaggccggcgcaccaccccccctggatcctttatatacggaggcagggggcaccctagaacacaagTTGAcctcattgagatcgttccttagccgtgtgcggtgccccttgccaccatattccacctcgatcatatcgttgtagtgcttaggcgaagccctgcgtcggtagaacatcaagatcgtcaccacgccgtcgtgctgacggaactcctccccgaagctttgctggatcggagcccggggatcgtcatcgagctgtacgtgtgctaagaactcggaggtgccggagtaacggtgcttggatcggtccgatcgggaagaagacgtacgactacttcctctacgacattgtgtcaacgcttccgttgcgatctacaagggtacgtagatcatactctcccctctcgttgctatgcatcaccatgatcttgcgtgtgcgtaggaattttttttgaaattactgcgttccccgacagtggcatccgagcctaggttttatggtttgatgttatatgcacgagtagaacacaagtgagttgtgggagatataagtcatactgcctaccagcatgtcatactttggttcggcggtattgttggacgagacgacccggaccgacattacgcgtacgcttacgcgagaccggttctcccgacgtgctttgcacataggtggcttgcgggcgacagtctctccaactttaattgaaccaagtgtggctacgcccggtccttgcgaaggttaaaacagagtcaaattgacaaactatcgttgtggttttgatgcgtaggtgagattggttcttacttaagcccgtagcagccacgtaaaacttgcaacaacaaagtagaggacgtctaacttgtttttgcagggcatgttgtgatgtgatatggccaagacatgatgataaattttattgtatgagatgatcatgttttgtaaccgagttatcggcaactggcaggagccatatggttgttgttttattgtatgcaatgcaatcacgatgtaatgctttactttattactaagcggtagtgatagtcgtggaagcataagattggcgagacgacaacgatgctacgatggagatcaaggtgtcgcgccggtgatgatggtgatcatgacgatgcttcagagatggagatcacaggcacaagatgatgatggccatatcatatcacttatattgattgcatgtgatgtttatcttttatgcatcttatcttgctttgattgacggtagcattataagatgatctctcactaaattatcaagaagtgttctccctgagtatgcaccgttgcgaaagttctttgtgctgagacaccacgtgatgatcgggtgtgataggctctacgttcaaatacaacgggtgcaaaatagttgcacacgcggactactcaggttatacttgacgagccaagcatatacagatatggcctcggaacatggagaccgaaaggtcgagcgtgaatcatatagtagatatgatcaacatagtgatgttcaccaatgaaactactccatctcacgtgatgatcgtacatggtttagttgatttggatcacgtgatcacttagaggattagagggatgtctatctaagtgggagttcttaagtaatatgattaattgaacttaaatttatcatgaacttagtccctgatagtatcttgcttgtttatgttgattgtagatagatggctcgtgctgttgttccgttgaattttaatgcgttccttgagaaagcaaagttgaaagatgatggtagaaattacatggactgggtccgtaacttgaggattatcctcattgctgcacagaagaattacgtcctggaagcaccgctgggtgccaggcctgctgctggagcaacaccagatgttatgaatgtctggcagagcaaagctgatgactactcgatagttcagtgtgccatgctttacggattagaatcgggacttcaacgacgttttgaacgtcatggagcatatgagatgttccaggagttgaagttaatatttcaagcaaatgcccggattgagagatatgaagtctccaataagttctatagctgcaagatggaggagaacagttctgtcagtgagcatatactcaaaatgtctgggtataataatcacttgattcaattgggagttaatcttccagatgattgcgtcattgacagaattctccaatcactgccaccaagctacaagagcttcgtgatgaactataatatgcaagggatgaacaagactattcccgagctcttcgcaatgctgaaagctacggaggtacaaatcaagaaggagcatcaagtgttgatggtcaataagaccactagtttcaagaaaaagggcaaagggaagaagaaggggaacttcaagaagaatggcaagcaagttgcttctcaagagaagaaacccaagtctggacctaagcctgaaactgagtgcttctactgcaagcagactggtcactggaagcggaactgccccaagtatttggcggataagaaggatggcaaggtgaacaaaggtatatgtgatatacatgttattgatgtgtaccttaccaatgctcgcagtagcacccgggtatttgatactggttctgttgctaatatttgcaactcgaaacagggactacggattaagcgaagattggctaaggacgaggtgacgatgcgcgtgggaaacggttccaaagtcgatgtgatcgcagtcggcacgctacctctacatctaccttcgggattagtattagacctaaataattgttatttggtgccagcgttgagcatgaacattatatctggatcttgtttaatgcgagacggttattcatttaaatcagagaataatggttgttctatttatatgagtaatatcttttatggtcatgcacccttgaagagtggtctattcttattgaatctcgagagtagtgatacacatattcataatgttgaagccaaaagatgcagagttcataatgatagtgcaacttatttgtggcactgccgtttaggtcatatcggtgtaaagcgcatgaagaaactccatactgatgggcttttggaaccacttgattatgaatcgcttggtacttgcgaaccgtgcctcatgggcaagatgactaaaacactgttctccggtactatggagagagcaacagatttgttggaaatcatacatacagatgtatgtggtccgatgaatattgaagctcgtggcggatatcgttattttctcaccttcacagatgatttaagcagatacaggtatatctacttaatgaaacataagtctgaaacatttgaaaagttcaaagaatttcagagtgaagtggaaaatcatcgtaacaagaaaataaagtttctacgatctgatcgtggaggagaatgtttgagttacgagtttggtgtacatttgaaacaatgcggaatagttttgcagctcacgccacctggaacaccacagcgtaatggtgtgttcgaacgtcgtaatcgtactttactagatatggtgcgatctatgatgtctcttactgatttaccgctatcgttttggggatacgctctagagacggccgcattcacgttaaatagggcaccatcaaaatccgttgagacgacgccttatgaactgtggtttggcaagaaaccaaagttgtcgtttctgaaagtttggggctgcgatgcttatgtgaaaaagcttcaacctgataagctcgaacccaaatcggagaaatgtgtcttcataggatatccaaaggaaactattggatacaccttctatcacagatccgaaggcaggacttttgttgctaaattcggaaactttctggagaaggagtttctctcgaaagaagtgagtgggaggaaagtagaacttgacgaggtaactgtacctactcccttattggaaagtagtgcatcacagaaaactgtttcagtgacacctacaccaattagagaggaagctaatgatgatgatcatgaaactttagatcaagatactactgaacctcgtagatcaaccagagtgagatccgcaccagagtggtacggtaatcttgttctggaagtcatgctactagatcatgatgaacctacgaactatgaagaagcgatggtaagcccagattccgcaaaatggcttgaagccatgaaatctgagatgggatccatgtatgagaacaaagtatggactttggttgacttgcccgttgatcagcaagcaattgagaatagattgatcttcaagaagaagactgacgctgacggtaatattattgtctacaaagctcgacttgtcgcgaaaggttttcgacaagttcaagggattgactacgatgagaccttctcacctgtagcgatgcttaagtctgtccgaatcatgttagcaattgccgcattttatgattatgaaatttggcagatggatgtcaaaactgcattcctgaatggatttctggaagaagagttgtatatgatgcaaccagaaggttttgtcgatccaaagggagctaacaaagtgtgcaagctccagcgatccatttatggactggtgcaagcctctcggagttggaataaacgctttgatagtgtgatcaaagcatttgggtttatacagactttcagagaagcctgtatttacaagaaagtgagtgggagctctgtagcatttctgatattatatgtggatgacatattactaattggaaatgatatagagtttctggatagcataaagggatacttgaataaaagtttttcaatgaaagacctcggtgaagctgcttacatattaggcataaagatctatagagatagatcaagacgcttaattggactttcacaaagcacataccttgacaagattttgaaaaagttcaaaatggatcaagcaaagaaagggttcttgcctgtattacaaggtgtgaagttgagtcagactcaatgcccgaccactgcagaagatagagagaaaatgaaagatgttccctatgcttcagccataggctctatcatgtatgcaatgctgtgtaccagacctgatgtgtgccttgccataagtttagcagggaggtaccaaagtaatccaggagtggatcactggacagcggtcaagaacatcctgaaatacctgaaaaggactaaggatatgtttctcatatatggaggtgacaaggagctcatcgtaaaaggttacgttgatgcaagctttgacattgatccagacgattctaaatcgcaaaccggatatgtgtttacattaaatggtggagctgtcagttggtgcagttctaaacaaagcgtcgtagcgggatctacatgtgaagcggagtacatagctgcttcggaagtagcaaatgaaggagtctggatgaaggagttcatatccgatctaggtgtcatacctagtgcatcaggtccaatgaaaatcttttgtgacaatactggtgcaattgccttggcaaaggaatccagatttcacaagagaaccaagcacatcaagagacgcttcaattccatccgggatctagtccaggtgggagacatagagatttgcaagatacatacggatctgaatgtggcagacccgttgactaagcctcttccacgagcaaaacatgatcagcactaagactccatgggtgtgagaatcattactgtgtaatctagattattgactctagtgcaagtgggagactgaaggaaatatgccctagaggcaataataaagttattatttatttccttatatcatgataaatgtttatttttcatgctaggattgcattaaccggaaacataatacatgtgtgaatacatagacaaacagagtgtcactagtatgcctctacttgactagctcgttaatcaaagatggttatgtttcctaaccatgaacaaagagttgttatttgattaacgaggtcacatcattagttgaatgatctgattgacatgacccattccattagcttagcacccgatcgtttagtatgttgctattgctttcttcatgacttatacatgttcctatgactatgagattatgcaactcccgtttgccggaggaacactttgggtgctaccaaatgtcacaacgtaactgggtgattataaaggagcattacaggtgtctcca containing:
- the LOC125513352 gene encoding uncharacterized protein LOC125513352; translation: MRKATRNKDAAGNGDMHSNLPNDLLLNILDRLDTLDAIRTRILSKRMLKLPAMLTRIFLSVRSIPGLHDRVVITSELLRTNSAVAHVKDSILTTRSPDIAISKLRIRFILTQDDSLTIAKSVAHAMAARKVDAAEFEITTKKAYKISSPDDLVRFGKQFNDFIGACPDAFAGLRCLWLRNMRFGELDIPNILSTCKLLESLHLTYCDSGIHSVLQVEHALLVELEVDYGQFERIELICLPKLQRVSYTGWYSHEDPLYFAFVPQLSKLSLTKTGVSSDKTLELTMFLANVPAITDLHLDFRSEKIWVLPECPKLLTTMLSKLQHVNLDNLPEGCDLGWTPFILEAAPSLKALCITVWDHWCIMATDKEFRKENGFCEKADVKWKPYAAAFKHKNLAKLTIYGLQLDDNFMRYIRCVVEAAVNMIEIYLHDRKMCGRCGDLDPEIKDKVCPSRYPRTPEERKRAVEGLGLASPALIHFRS